One genomic segment of Coffea arabica cultivar ET-39 chromosome 6e, Coffea Arabica ET-39 HiFi, whole genome shotgun sequence includes these proteins:
- the LOC113695653 gene encoding copper transporter 6-like, with the protein MDRGDMPMPTPPNSTMSTNDNMTSMQMSFFWGKDVVVLFRGWPDNNLGMYILALFFVFFLGFAVEVLSASPRVLKTTGVFSSLSQAGAYAIRMALAYLVMLSVMSFNLGIFIVAVAGHGVGHFLVNFRKPAAAQTNSLTLDPKV; encoded by the coding sequence ATGGACCGCGGGGATATGCCGATGCCGACGCCACCAAATTCGACCATGAGCACGAATGACAATATGACGAGTATGCAGATGAGCTTCTTCTGGGGCAAAGATGTGGTTGTTCTGTTCAGGGGATGGCCTGATAACAACCTCGGTATGTACATCTTGGCCCTCTTCTTCGTATTCTTTCTGGGATTTGCAGTTGAGGTGTTGTCGGCGTCTCCTCGGGTGCTCAAGACCACCGGAGTCTTTAGCAGCTTAAGTCAGGCGGGTGCTTACGCTATTCGTATGGCGCTGGCTTACTTGGTCATGCTCTCCGTCATGTCCTTCAACTTGGGGATCTTTATAGTGGCGGTGGCTGGTCATGGAGTTGGACATTTTCTGGTCAACTTCCGCAAACCTGCTGCCGCTCAGACGAACTCCCTAACACTAGATCCCAAAGTTTGA